A region of the Candidatus Zixiibacteriota bacterium genome:
GGACATTCGTCTATCTTATCCACATGATTGAGAAGATAGCCAAAATCGCTCGCAACTGCCGTCGCTGTGTAGTGTTGACCGGGGCTGGTATTTCAGCGGAATCCGGTGTACCGACTTTTCGCGGCAAAGATGGCTTGTGGGGAAAGTTCCGAGCTGAAGAACTGGCAACGATGGATGCTTTTCTGGGTAATCCGAAGGTAGTCTGGGAATGGTACAACTGGCGACGCCAGATAGTTGGTGAGACAAAGCCTAATCCCGGTCACTATGCGTTGCGTGATATGGAATCGATGTTTGACCGGTTTGTTCTGGTGACCCAGAATGTTGACGGTTTGCACCGCATTGCTGGTTCTGAAGATGTTTTGGAACTGCATGGCAACATCAACCTCAACAAGTGTGTTGATTGCTCGCAGACGTATCCCGACGAGGCCGATATCGACCCCGATAGTGTTCCATCCTGCCCTGCTTGTGGTGGACAGATCAGACCTGATGTGGTCTGGTTTGGAGAGATGCTTGACGCCCAGATAATCAATCGGGCTTTTGAGGAGTCGTCGAAGGCGGATCTCTTTTTCTCGATAGGGACTTCTGCTCTGGTACATCCGGCGGCATCATTGCCGACGGAGGCCAAGCGATCAGGGGCGACACTGGTAGAGATCAATGTTGAGGCTACACCGCTTACCGGTCTGGCTGATTTCCATGTGGCGGAACCATCCGGCAAATATCTTCCCCGGTTGGTGGAGATGATGGAATCATTGGCCGATTGATTGCAAGTTGAAACAAACGAGTAAGGTTGCGGTATAACAGACACCGAGTTATTGATGAAATTGTTTTTCAAGCGCATATTTATTCTTGTGGTACTGCTTGCGGTCCTGCCGGTTGGTTGTGTGTATTACAACACCTTTTACAATGCCAAAAAGGCGTTTAACGATGCGGAAAGGACGCGCAAGGAGAACAGGTACGGTAAGCCGAAGATTAATCAGGCTAAGTATAAGAAGGCTATCGAAAAATCTCTGAAAGTAACAGAGAACTATCCCAACTCCAAATACTACGATGATGCTCTCTTTGTACTTGGAGTATCATATTTCTGGACCAAACAGTATGATCGGGCGGAACGTCGTTTTCGAGAGATAATTGCCAACTATGAAGAGTTCGAATATTTTCGGGATTCACGTCTATATCTGGCCAGGACTGAATTGGAGCAGGGAGAGATTGAGTCAGCGATGGAGTCCTTTGTGGAGTTATTGAATGAAGATGTGAGTCGTAGTTTCAAGGGGGAGGCTGCAATGGCTCTGGGTCTGTTCCATTTCGAAGAACGACTCTTTAGTGAGGCCCATGGTTATTTTCTTCTCATTCGGGATTCCCTGGGATCGGACGAGGAGCGGATCATGGCGCAGAGACATATAGCTGACGGGTACTTCGAGAGCTTTCAATTCGATGATGCCCAGGGGGCATATCTTCAAATCCTGGGCATGGATCCCAGTCTGGACGAACGGTTTCATGCGCTGTATCGAGCCGCCAGCTGTTCCTATCGCATGCTACGAATAGACGAAGGTCTGGACTATCTGGAAACGCTGATGGATGACGAGAAATACTATGACTCGCTGAACGTTCTCAGGTTAGCCTTGGCTGAAGGGTATGAGTGGGACGGTGACATAGAACAAGCCGAGATGACCTACTACCAAGTATCCTCCTCCGAGGACAAGAACAAGGTGCTCC
Encoded here:
- a CDS encoding NAD-dependent deacylase, yielding MIEKIAKIARNCRRCVVLTGAGISAESGVPTFRGKDGLWGKFRAEELATMDAFLGNPKVVWEWYNWRRQIVGETKPNPGHYALRDMESMFDRFVLVTQNVDGLHRIAGSEDVLELHGNINLNKCVDCSQTYPDEADIDPDSVPSCPACGGQIRPDVVWFGEMLDAQIINRAFEESSKADLFFSIGTSALVHPAASLPTEAKRSGATLVEINVEATPLTGLADFHVAEPSGKYLPRLVEMMESLAD